Proteins encoded by one window of Mycolicibacterium cosmeticum:
- a CDS encoding sensor histidine kinase, with the protein MVVKFTKPPFKGRSLAGQFLLFQLLVVAVVLIAVAAVSVAQSIREFRDVRGQRMIAVAENVASTPIVRDRQADPFAARILAPDVDRAVALSGAGLAEILDPAGVVRVSSDPDRIGARVDLSTSRADEGRAWFGDGDIAGVRNLIGQVPILAASGAVLGIVSVSERYPTVWELLGGAGERLLLYLGLGAVLGLAASWLLSRRIKRHTRGLEVTEIAGLADHREALLHSIREGVVAVNPDGVVTVLNDSAQELLGLDAGAVGRRVDELGLERAVVDFLMSGEEGHDVIIATGSHVLALNRRAASSQGRRIGTVTTMRDSTELAALQAQLSSHRSVTDTLRAQTHEFANQLHTISGLVQLGEYDAVHELVGTLTRRRAEINDAVTQRVSDPAVAALLIAKTSLAAENGVTLVLDPDSRLRALSPAMATDVITLLGNLIDNAVDASVGAPRAEVHVTVRDGDGLTIAVTDSGPGVPPHLRESLFARGVTSKPDVPGGRGIGLALVRLVTTQHGGHVEIDDAPGGGASFVVRLARA; encoded by the coding sequence GTGGTCGTTAAGTTCACGAAGCCACCGTTCAAGGGCAGAAGCCTGGCCGGCCAATTCCTGCTGTTCCAGCTGCTGGTGGTGGCGGTGGTGCTGATCGCGGTGGCCGCGGTGTCGGTGGCGCAGTCCATCCGGGAGTTCCGCGATGTCCGCGGCCAGCGGATGATCGCGGTGGCCGAGAACGTGGCGTCCACCCCGATCGTTCGGGACCGGCAGGCCGACCCGTTCGCGGCGCGCATCCTGGCCCCCGACGTGGACCGCGCCGTGGCACTGTCCGGGGCGGGCCTGGCCGAGATCCTCGACCCGGCCGGTGTGGTGCGGGTGTCCTCGGACCCCGACCGGATCGGCGCCCGGGTGGACCTGAGCACCAGCCGCGCCGACGAGGGCCGGGCCTGGTTCGGCGACGGCGATATCGCCGGTGTGCGTAACCTGATCGGCCAGGTGCCGATCCTGGCCGCCAGCGGCGCGGTGCTGGGCATCGTGTCGGTCAGCGAGCGCTACCCCACCGTATGGGAGCTGCTCGGCGGCGCCGGGGAACGCCTGCTGCTGTATCTGGGGCTCGGCGCGGTGCTGGGGCTGGCCGCGTCGTGGTTGCTGTCCCGCCGGATCAAACGGCACACCCGGGGGCTGGAGGTGACCGAGATCGCGGGGTTGGCCGATCATCGAGAAGCGTTGCTGCACAGCATCCGTGAGGGCGTGGTGGCGGTCAATCCCGACGGCGTGGTCACCGTGCTCAACGACAGCGCCCAGGAACTGCTCGGGCTGGACGCCGGCGCGGTGGGCCGGCGCGTCGACGAACTGGGCCTGGAACGCGCCGTCGTCGACTTCCTGATGTCCGGCGAGGAGGGCCACGACGTCATCATCGCCACCGGCAGCCATGTGCTGGCGCTGAACCGGCGGGCCGCCAGCAGCCAGGGCAGGCGCATCGGTACCGTCACCACCATGCGCGACAGCACCGAATTGGCGGCGCTGCAGGCCCAGTTGTCGTCGCACCGCAGCGTCACCGACACCCTCCGCGCGCAGACCCACGAGTTCGCCAACCAGCTGCACACCATCTCCGGACTGGTGCAGCTCGGCGAGTACGACGCCGTGCACGAACTCGTCGGCACCTTGACCCGCCGCCGCGCCGAGATCAACGATGCCGTCACCCAACGGGTTTCCGATCCCGCGGTCGCGGCGCTGCTGATCGCCAAGACCTCACTGGCCGCCGAGAACGGCGTCACCCTGGTCCTTGACCCGGACAGCCGGCTGCGGGCGCTGTCACCGGCCATGGCCACCGACGTGATCACCTTGCTGGGCAACCTGATCGACAACGCCGTGGACGCCTCGGTGGGCGCGCCGCGCGCCGAGGTGCACGTCACCGTGCGCGACGGCGACGGGCTGACCATCGCGGTCACCGATTCCGGTCCCGGTGTGCCGCCGCATCTGCGCGAATCGCTGTTCGCGCGCGGGGTGACGTCCAAACCCGACGTGCCCGGCGGTCGGGGTATCGGGCTGGCTCTGGTCCGGTTGGTCACCACCCAGCACGGCGGGCACGTCGAGATCGACGATGCCCCCGGCGGTGGCGCGTCGTTCGTGGTGCGGCTGGCCCGTGCGTGA
- a CDS encoding response regulator: MRDVLIVDDDFMVAEIHRRFVERIDGFRPVGVARTGAEALGSAAQLQPDLMLLDVYLPDMSGLAVLHRLRAEGNRVGVIMITAARELDTVRGALDGGAADYLIKPFEFEQLRAKLGAFAARADALAADGGADQSMIDALFSGAAPAPAAVLPKGLGAETGQLVLDAVRTADEVSAAECADLVGISRVSARRYLEHYLSTGLLELRLQYGAGRPERRYRIADQRSNPG, from the coding sequence GTGCGTGACGTACTGATCGTCGACGACGATTTCATGGTCGCCGAGATCCACCGCCGTTTCGTCGAACGGATCGACGGTTTCCGGCCGGTCGGGGTGGCCCGCACCGGAGCCGAGGCGCTGGGCTCCGCCGCGCAGCTGCAACCGGATCTGATGCTGCTGGACGTGTACCTGCCCGACATGTCGGGGCTGGCGGTGCTGCACCGGTTGCGCGCCGAGGGCAACCGGGTCGGCGTCATCATGATCACCGCCGCCCGTGAGCTGGACACGGTGCGCGGCGCGTTGGACGGCGGCGCGGCCGACTACCTGATCAAACCGTTCGAATTCGAGCAGCTGCGCGCCAAACTCGGGGCGTTCGCGGCCCGCGCCGACGCGCTGGCCGCCGACGGCGGGGCCGATCAATCGATGATCGACGCGTTGTTCAGTGGCGCCGCGCCGGCCCCGGCGGCCGTGCTGCCGAAAGGCCTCGGCGCCGAAACCGGACAGCTGGTGCTCGACGCCGTGCGCACCGCCGACGAGGTGTCCGCCGCCGAGTGCGCCGACCTGGTGGGCATCTCCCGCGTCAGCGCCCGCCGGTATCTGGAGCATTATCTGAGCACCGGCCTGCTGGAACTGCGCCTGCAGTACGGCGCGGGCCGCCCCGAACGCCGCTACCGCATCGCCGATCAGCGATCGAACCCCGGATAG
- a CDS encoding serine hydrolase domain-containing protein — MVRRCLALALALVVAGCAPTMQPAAPGAGGAQADAIMRIVRDTMTEAHLKAVIVRVTVGGKEVLTQAVGESMTGVPATPAMHFRNGAVAISYVATLLLILVEEKKVGLDDKLSTWLPDVPHADRVTLRQLAQMTSGYVDYVIGNTAMNEALYANPFRHWTTRELLDFSVHQPLLYEPGTNWNYAHTNYVLLGLALEKATGMDMPTLLSEKVLRPLGLTGTADADTPAIPAPVLHAFSSERRAALKIPAGTPFYEDTTFWDPSWTITHGAIQTSNIYDLEATAVGIGSGRLLSADSYRAMVSTALRGTTHAQPGCTTCAAMNDGYTYGLGLVISGNWLMQNPMFAGYAATEAYLPARKIAIAVAVTFAPDAFDDQGDYRNEAEALFRRIGAELAPEDAPPVPPAK, encoded by the coding sequence ATGGTGCGGCGATGTCTGGCGCTGGCCCTCGCGCTGGTGGTCGCCGGCTGCGCGCCCACGATGCAACCGGCCGCACCCGGGGCCGGCGGTGCGCAGGCCGACGCCATCATGCGGATCGTGCGCGACACGATGACCGAGGCGCACCTCAAAGCGGTGATCGTGCGGGTGACCGTCGGCGGCAAGGAAGTGCTCACGCAGGCGGTCGGCGAGTCGATGACCGGTGTCCCGGCCACTCCTGCCATGCATTTCCGCAATGGCGCCGTGGCGATCTCGTATGTGGCGACACTGCTGCTCATCCTTGTCGAGGAGAAGAAAGTCGGCCTCGACGACAAGCTGTCCACCTGGCTACCGGATGTCCCGCATGCCGACCGCGTCACCCTGCGCCAGCTTGCCCAGATGACCTCCGGTTACGTCGACTACGTCATCGGCAACACCGCCATGAACGAAGCTCTGTACGCAAATCCGTTCCGGCATTGGACAACCCGGGAACTGCTGGATTTCTCGGTTCACCAGCCGCTGCTCTATGAGCCCGGCACCAACTGGAATTACGCGCACACCAATTACGTGTTGCTGGGGCTGGCACTGGAGAAGGCCACCGGGATGGACATGCCGACACTGTTGTCCGAGAAAGTGCTTCGCCCACTGGGTTTGACCGGCACCGCCGACGCCGACACCCCGGCCATCCCGGCCCCGGTGCTGCACGCGTTCAGTTCCGAGCGCCGAGCGGCCCTCAAGATTCCCGCGGGCACCCCGTTCTACGAGGACACCACCTTCTGGGATCCGTCCTGGACCATCACCCACGGCGCCATCCAGACCTCGAACATCTACGACCTGGAGGCCACCGCCGTCGGGATCGGCTCGGGTCGACTGCTGTCCGCCGACTCCTACCGGGCGATGGTGTCCACCGCGCTGCGCGGCACCACCCACGCCCAACCGGGCTGCACCACGTGCGCGGCGATGAACGACGGCTACACCTACGGACTGGGCCTGGTGATCTCGGGGAACTGGCTGATGCAGAACCCGATGTTCGCCGGCTACGCGGCCACCGAGGCGTACTTGCCGGCACGCAAGATCGCCATCGCCGTCGCGGTCACCTTCGCCCCCGACGCGTTCGACGATCAGGGCGACTACCGCAACGAAGCCGAGGCACTGTTCCGCAGGATCGGTGCCGAACTGGCACCCGAGGATGCGCCGCCGGTGCCACCGGCGAAATAA
- a CDS encoding type 1 glutamine amidotransferase — MAPKVLFLYNEHLASEALLGEAFTEQGFDVHTFEVVPAERIDDPAGEVSFPAATDYDVIVPLGARWPVYDEALRRTWVGAETQLLHDAADAGVGVLGVCFGGQLIAQAFGGSVSRAPVAEIGWTDISTDRPDLVPAGPWFEWHFDRWTLPPGAVEVARTARASQAFVLGRALALQFHPEIDHRLLALWLAGDRDGEVIGHGLDHDEILSRTADLKDDTVRRVRGLVDGFLTQVARQPCPSS; from the coding sequence GTGGCGCCCAAGGTTCTCTTCCTCTACAACGAACACCTGGCTTCGGAGGCCCTGCTCGGTGAGGCGTTCACCGAGCAGGGTTTCGACGTGCACACCTTCGAGGTGGTGCCGGCGGAGCGGATCGACGACCCAGCCGGTGAGGTGAGTTTCCCCGCCGCGACCGACTACGACGTCATCGTGCCGTTGGGGGCGCGGTGGCCGGTGTACGACGAGGCGCTGCGCCGGACCTGGGTGGGCGCGGAGACCCAGTTGCTGCACGACGCCGCCGATGCCGGGGTGGGTGTGCTCGGGGTGTGCTTCGGCGGTCAGTTGATCGCGCAGGCCTTCGGCGGCTCGGTGTCGCGGGCGCCGGTGGCCGAGATCGGCTGGACCGATATCAGCACCGACCGGCCCGATCTGGTGCCGGCTGGGCCGTGGTTCGAATGGCATTTCGACCGGTGGACCCTGCCCCCTGGCGCGGTCGAGGTCGCCAGGACCGCCCGCGCATCACAGGCATTCGTGCTGGGTCGCGCCCTGGCGCTGCAGTTCCACCCCGAGATCGACCACCGGCTGCTGGCCTTGTGGCTGGCCGGCGACCGCGACGGCGAGGTGATCGGACACGGCCTCGACCACGACGAAATACTGTCCCGCACAGCAGATTTGAAGGACGACACGGTGCGGCGGGTACGCGGCCTGGTCGACGGGTTCCTCACACAGGTGGCCCGTCAGCCATGCCCCAGTTCGTGA
- a CDS encoding TIGR01777 family oxidoreductase, protein MGIEYHSVVDHPLDVVFDWHTRPGAMRRLVPPWQPMTVVSETSSLADGRAVLGLPGGLRWVARHDPAEYDPPHRFVDVLDSAGPRSWPARAIGQWRHTHEFASAGPGSTRMSDRVDTVVPAAALRPMFVYRHTQLADDLAAHRDAAAAGLGSLTVAVTGAGGLVGSALTAFLSTGGHRVIRLVRHRATGPQERQWNPSDPDPGLLTGVDAVVHLAGASIAGRFTAEHRKAIRDSRIEPTRALAESAGNQGVEVFVSASAVGFYGYDRGDEPLDETSGRGDGFLADVVADWEAATAPAAAAGLRVVNVRTGVVQSAAGGTLRLLRPLFAAGLGGRLGSGAQWLSWIGLDDLLDVYHRALYDERLTGPVNAVAPEPVTNAEYTAALGRVLHRPTLLPVPSFGPRLLLGEQGVRELAEADQRVRPAALLGLGHRFRRPALEAALAHELGHG, encoded by the coding sequence ATGGGCATCGAATACCACAGCGTGGTCGATCATCCGCTCGATGTCGTCTTCGACTGGCATACCCGCCCGGGTGCCATGCGGCGGCTGGTGCCGCCGTGGCAGCCCATGACGGTGGTGTCCGAGACATCGTCGCTTGCCGACGGGCGGGCGGTGCTGGGCCTGCCGGGCGGACTGCGCTGGGTGGCACGGCACGATCCGGCCGAGTACGACCCGCCGCACCGCTTCGTCGACGTACTGGACTCCGCCGGGCCGCGGTCCTGGCCGGCCCGGGCAATCGGGCAGTGGCGGCATACGCACGAATTCGCTTCTGCCGGACCGGGTTCGACGCGGATGTCGGACCGGGTGGACACCGTGGTGCCCGCCGCGGCGCTGCGGCCGATGTTCGTCTACCGGCACACCCAACTCGCCGACGACCTGGCGGCCCACCGTGATGCCGCCGCGGCGGGTCTGGGTTCGCTGACCGTCGCCGTCACCGGCGCCGGCGGCCTGGTCGGGTCGGCGCTGACGGCGTTCCTGTCCACCGGTGGTCACCGGGTGATCCGGCTGGTGCGGCACCGAGCGACCGGACCCCAAGAGCGGCAATGGAATCCGTCGGACCCGGATCCCGGCCTGCTGACGGGCGTGGACGCGGTGGTGCACCTGGCGGGCGCCTCCATCGCGGGTCGGTTCACCGCCGAGCACCGAAAGGCCATCCGGGACAGCCGGATCGAGCCGACGCGGGCATTGGCCGAATCGGCCGGCAATCAGGGTGTCGAGGTGTTCGTCAGCGCCTCGGCGGTCGGCTTCTACGGCTATGACCGTGGCGACGAGCCGCTCGACGAGACCAGCGGCCGGGGTGACGGTTTCCTGGCCGACGTGGTGGCCGACTGGGAGGCCGCGACCGCGCCGGCGGCCGCGGCCGGCCTGCGCGTGGTCAATGTCCGCACCGGCGTGGTGCAATCGGCCGCCGGCGGCACCCTGCGCCTGCTGCGGCCGTTGTTCGCCGCGGGGCTCGGCGGCCGGCTGGGCAGCGGCGCGCAGTGGTTGTCGTGGATCGGCCTGGACGACCTGCTCGACGTCTACCACCGCGCGCTCTACGACGAGCGGCTGACCGGACCGGTGAACGCCGTGGCGCCCGAACCGGTGACCAACGCCGAGTACACCGCGGCGCTGGGCCGGGTGCTGCACCGCCCGACGCTGCTGCCGGTGCCGTCGTTCGGCCCTCGGTTACTGCTGGGCGAACAGGGCGTGCGCGAACTCGCCGAGGCCGACCAGCGGGTGCGTCCCGCCGCGTTGCTCGGGCTGGGGCACCGGTTCCGCCGCCCGGCGCTCGAGGCGGCGCTGGCTCACGAACTGGGGCATGGCTGA
- a CDS encoding phosphoribosyltransferase: MKRVLRRTGSGRFADRSDAGRILAGLLASYRERTDLLVLGLARGGVPVGWQVAAALHAPFDAFLVRKLGVPNWPELAMGALATGGGLVLNRDVMRRLDVSEEQLQATIRAETAELHRRERAYRGDRPPPDPAGRTVILVDDGIATGASMFAAVRAVRAAGCGSVVVAVPVGSESTCRALRTEADEVLCASTPADFSAVGQMYDDFRQTGDDEVRRLLATPT, translated from the coding sequence ATGAAGAGAGTTCTCCGCCGAACCGGATCGGGCAGGTTCGCCGATCGCAGCGATGCGGGCCGGATCCTGGCCGGACTTCTCGCGTCCTACCGGGAACGCACCGATCTGCTGGTGCTGGGCCTGGCCCGCGGCGGGGTCCCGGTGGGCTGGCAAGTGGCCGCCGCCCTGCACGCCCCGTTCGACGCGTTCCTGGTGCGCAAGCTGGGCGTGCCGAACTGGCCCGAGCTCGCGATGGGCGCGCTGGCCACCGGCGGTGGGTTGGTGCTCAACAGGGACGTGATGCGCCGCCTCGACGTCAGCGAGGAGCAACTGCAGGCGACGATCCGGGCCGAGACCGCCGAGCTGCACCGTCGGGAGCGCGCCTACCGCGGCGACCGGCCGCCGCCGGACCCGGCGGGCCGCACGGTGATCCTGGTGGACGACGGGATCGCGACCGGAGCCAGCATGTTCGCCGCCGTGCGCGCCGTGCGGGCGGCCGGATGCGGGTCCGTCGTCGTGGCGGTGCCGGTGGGCTCGGAATCGACCTGCCGGGCGTTGCGGACCGAGGCGGACGAGGTGCTGTGCGCGAGCACGCCGGCGGATTTCAGCGCCGTCGGCCAGATGTACGACGACTTCCGGCAGACCGGCGACGACGAGGTGCGCCGGTTGCTGGCGACCCCGACCTAG
- the wag31 gene encoding DivIVA-like cell division protein Wag31, translating to MPLTPADVHNVAFSKPPIGKRGYNEDEVDAFLDLVENELTRLIEENADLRQRVSELDQELAGARAGGAQPTQSIPAYQPESEPEPVVQPVYEAPQPVVQAPAAPVSEDHHVRAAKVLSLAQDTADRLTSSAKAESEKLLSDARAQADALVSEARHTAETTVADARQRADALLSDAQTRSEAQLRQAQEKADALQADAERKHSEIMGTINQQRTVLEGRLEQLRTFEREYRTRLKTYLESQLEELGQRGSAAPVDTGATNDSGGFNQFNRGNN from the coding sequence ATGCCGCTCACACCAGCCGACGTTCACAACGTCGCATTCAGTAAGCCGCCCATCGGTAAACGCGGCTACAACGAGGACGAGGTCGACGCGTTCCTCGACCTGGTGGAGAACGAGCTCACCAGGCTCATCGAGGAGAACGCCGACCTGCGTCAGCGGGTGTCCGAGCTGGACCAGGAGCTGGCCGGTGCCCGCGCCGGCGGTGCCCAGCCCACCCAGTCCATCCCCGCCTACCAGCCCGAGTCCGAGCCGGAGCCGGTGGTGCAGCCGGTCTACGAGGCGCCGCAGCCCGTCGTCCAGGCGCCGGCCGCTCCCGTCTCCGAAGACCACCACGTCCGGGCCGCCAAGGTGCTCAGCCTGGCCCAGGACACCGCCGACCGGCTCACCAGCTCGGCCAAGGCGGAGTCCGAGAAGCTGCTGTCCGACGCCCGCGCCCAGGCCGACGCCCTGGTCAGCGAGGCGCGCCACACCGCGGAGACCACCGTCGCCGACGCCCGTCAGCGCGCCGATGCGCTGTTGTCGGATGCCCAGACCCGGTCCGAGGCGCAGCTACGCCAGGCCCAGGAGAAGGCCGACGCCCTGCAGGCCGATGCCGAGCGCAAGCACTCCGAGATCATGGGCACCATCAACCAGCAGCGCACGGTCCTGGAAGGTCGCCTCGAGCAACTGCGCACCTTCGAGCGCGAGTACCGCACCCGTCTGAAGACGTACCTGGAATCGCAGCTCGAGGAGCTCGGCCAGCGCGGTTCGGCCGCACCGGTGGACACCGGCGCGACCAACGACTCCGGCGGCTTCAACCAGTTCAACCGCGGAAACAACTGA
- a CDS encoding YggT family protein, with amino-acid sequence MALFFEILGFALFVFWLLLIARVVVEFIRSFSRDWHPKGLTVVILEVILSVTDPPVKLLRRLIPQLTIGAVRFDLSIMVLLLVAFIGMQLAFGAAAGSAG; translated from the coding sequence TTGGCGCTGTTCTTCGAGATCCTGGGTTTCGCGCTGTTCGTGTTCTGGCTCCTGCTGATCGCGCGCGTGGTCGTGGAGTTCATCCGGTCGTTCAGCCGGGACTGGCACCCCAAGGGGCTGACGGTGGTGATCCTCGAGGTGATCCTGTCCGTCACGGACCCGCCGGTGAAGCTGCTGCGCCGACTGATCCCGCAACTGACGATCGGTGCGGTGCGCTTCGACCTGTCCATCATGGTGCTGTTGCTGGTCGCGTTCATCGGCATGCAGCTGGCCTTCGGGGCCGCGGCCGGATCGGCCGGCTGA
- a CDS encoding cell division protein SepF, whose product MSTLHKVKAYFGMAPMDDYEDDYYDDERPSRSYARRGGEDRFEDEGYGREPRDSRAFDDRGPREYERDMDMAPGGYRGGYDSPRFEGRLRAPREFDRPAPRFAAAATRGALAMEPRRMAELFEAGSPLAKITTLRPKDYSEARTIGERFRDGTPVIMDLVSMDNADAKRLVDFAAGLAFALRGSFDKVATKVFLLSPADVDVTAEERRRIAEAGFYSYQ is encoded by the coding sequence ATGAGCACACTGCACAAGGTCAAGGCCTACTTCGGTATGGCGCCGATGGACGACTACGAGGATGACTACTACGACGACGAGCGTCCGTCGCGCAGCTACGCCCGCCGTGGCGGCGAGGACCGCTTCGAGGACGAGGGTTACGGGCGGGAGCCGCGCGACAGTCGCGCGTTCGACGATCGCGGCCCGCGCGAGTACGAGCGCGACATGGACATGGCGCCGGGTGGCTACCGCGGCGGATACGACTCACCGCGATTCGAAGGCCGGCTGCGCGCGCCGCGCGAGTTCGACCGTCCCGCGCCACGGTTCGCCGCCGCCGCGACCCGGGGTGCGCTGGCGATGGAGCCGCGCCGGATGGCCGAACTGTTCGAGGCCGGCAGCCCGCTGGCCAAGATCACCACGCTGCGCCCCAAGGACTACAGCGAGGCCCGCACCATCGGTGAGCGGTTCCGCGACGGCACGCCGGTGATCATGGACCTGGTGTCGATGGACAACGCCGACGCCAAGCGCCTCGTCGATTTCGCCGCCGGGCTGGCCTTCGCCCTGCGTGGCTCGTTCGACAAGGTGGCCACCAAGGTCTTCCTGCTCTCGCCTGCCGATGTCGACGTGACGGCCGAGGAGCGGCGTCGCATCGCCGAGGCCGGCTTCTACTCCTACCAGTAG
- a CDS encoding YggS family pyridoxal phosphate-dependent enzyme gives MTGQTHRDAELAGSLAAVRARLSAAAEAAGRDVRDIELLPITKFFPASDVVILHRLGCADFGESREQEAAKKVDAVAAQFPGDRIRWHMVGSIQRNKARAVARWAHAAHSVDSARLIAALGGAAEQEIAAGRRTEPLRIYLQVSLDGDPARGGVPVSAPDQILELCAAAHAIDALEFAGLMGIPPLGWDADDAFAQLAAERDRVQRSFAHRLGLSAGMSGDMEIAVRHGSTCVRVGTALMGQRPLTSP, from the coding sequence ATGACCGGCCAGACGCACCGCGACGCGGAGTTGGCCGGATCGCTGGCCGCGGTCCGGGCCCGGCTGTCCGCCGCCGCCGAGGCGGCCGGCCGCGATGTCCGCGACATCGAGCTGCTGCCGATCACCAAGTTCTTCCCGGCCTCCGACGTGGTCATCCTGCATCGGCTGGGGTGCGCCGACTTCGGCGAATCGCGTGAGCAGGAGGCGGCCAAGAAGGTCGACGCCGTGGCCGCGCAGTTCCCCGGCGACCGGATCCGCTGGCACATGGTCGGCAGCATCCAGCGCAACAAGGCGCGCGCGGTGGCCCGGTGGGCTCATGCGGCCCATTCGGTGGACAGTGCCCGGCTGATCGCCGCGCTCGGCGGTGCCGCCGAACAGGAGATCGCCGCGGGCCGGCGCACTGAGCCGCTGCGGATCTACCTCCAGGTCAGCCTGGACGGTGATCCCGCCCGAGGCGGGGTGCCGGTCAGCGCGCCGGACCAGATCCTGGAACTGTGCGCCGCCGCCCATGCCATCGACGCCCTGGAATTCGCTGGGCTGATGGGGATTCCGCCGTTGGGCTGGGACGCCGACGACGCGTTTGCCCAACTGGCCGCCGAGCGCGACCGCGTGCAGCGGTCGTTCGCTCATCGGCTGGGCCTGTCGGCGGGCATGTCCGGCGATATGGAGATAGCTGTGCGACACGGATCCACGTGTGTGCGTGTCGGTACCGCGTTGATGGGGCAACGCCCGCTAACGTCACCCTGA
- the pgeF gene encoding peptidoglycan editing factor PgeF, translating to MPVRVRRVTTTRAGGVSRPPYDSFNLGDHVGDDPAAVAANRKRLAEAIGADAVVWMNQVHSDHVVVVDGDPGATVDDTDALVTTAPRLALAVLSADCVPVLLADARAGVIGAAHAGRVGAQLGIVARTVETMVGLGATVADISVLLGPAVSGRNYEVPAAMADEVEVALPGSRTTTAKGTPGLDIRAGIARQLSTLGITAIDIDPRCTVEDRQLFSHRRGAPTGRLASLVWME from the coding sequence GGTTCGGCGGGTCACCACCACCCGCGCGGGCGGTGTCTCGCGGCCGCCGTATGACTCCTTCAATCTCGGCGATCACGTCGGCGACGATCCGGCGGCGGTGGCGGCCAACCGCAAGCGGCTGGCCGAGGCCATCGGTGCCGACGCCGTCGTCTGGATGAACCAGGTCCATTCCGACCACGTCGTGGTGGTCGACGGCGATCCGGGCGCCACGGTCGACGACACCGACGCGCTGGTGACCACCGCGCCGCGGTTGGCGCTGGCGGTGCTGTCCGCCGACTGCGTCCCGGTGCTGCTGGCCGACGCGCGCGCCGGGGTCATCGGCGCCGCGCACGCCGGCCGGGTCGGCGCCCAACTGGGTATCGTCGCGCGCACCGTGGAGACCATGGTCGGCCTGGGTGCCACCGTCGCCGACATCTCGGTGCTGCTCGGCCCGGCGGTCAGCGGCCGCAACTACGAGGTGCCCGCCGCGATGGCCGACGAGGTCGAGGTCGCCCTGCCCGGCAGCCGCACCACCACCGCCAAGGGCACCCCCGGTCTGGACATCCGGGCCGGAATCGCCAGGCAACTCAGCACATTGGGGATCACCGCCATCGATATCGACCCGCGTTGCACCGTCGAGGACCGTCAGTTGTTCAGCCATCGGCGCGGGGCGCCCACCGGCCGGCTGGCGTCGTTGGTGTGGATGGAATGA